A genomic segment from Amphiura filiformis chromosome 10, Afil_fr2py, whole genome shotgun sequence encodes:
- the LOC140163318 gene encoding uncharacterized protein, producing MGDFNAKVGECQPDEEAIMGKFGYGQRNKRGEMLLEFAAQHKLVIGNTFFKINKNRYWTWESPDGHTRNQIDFILSSQKGIIQDCGVITKVDIGSDHRMVRAKLHISKRLARLKFIRNEKKSKINILRLREKRSEFQLELKNRFEGLDIEELDLDQKYQTISSSVMEVAAEVAPQEKRRKQTTEEDKEIEALDRRRKELREIIDKSIPEKSEYRELVKTLRKKRRQRSIKSSFSKVEEDLSILQS from the coding sequence atgggcgattttaatgccaaagTAGGAGAATGCCAACCAGATGAAGAGGCCATCATGGGAAAATTTGGTTATGGACAGAGAAATAAAAGAGGTGAAATGCTACTGGAATTTGCAGCACAGCATAAGCTGGTTATAGGCAACACATTCTTCAAGATAAATAAAAACCGCTATTGGACATGGGAAAGCCCCGATGGACACACCAGAAACCAAATAGACTTTATTCTCAGTAGCCAAAAGGGAATTATCCAGGACTGTGGAGTTATCACAAAGGTAGATATAGGAAGTGATCACAGAATGGTGAGGGCTAAACTTCATATCAGCAAAAGACTAGCCAGGCTTAAATTTatcagaaatgaaaagaaaagcaagATTAACATCCTACGACTAAGAGAGAAGAGGTCAGAATTCCAGTTGGAATTGAAAAATCGCTTTGAGGGACTAGACATTGAAGAGTTGGATTTAGACCAAAAATACCAAACTATATCCAGCTCTGTGATGGAAGTGGCAGCAGAAGTAGCTCCACAAgagaagaggaggaagcaaaCAACTGAGGAGGACAAAGAGATAGAGGCCCTGGACAGAAGGAGGAAAGAATTAAGAGAAATTATCGACAAATCAATACCTGAAAAGAGCGAATACAGGGAGCTCGTCAAAACTTTGAGGAAAAAACGTAGACAGAGGAGCATAAAGAGTTCATTCTCAAAAGTGGAAGAGGACCTCAGCATATTGCAAAGCTGA